accctaaactctaaaccctaaattctaaaccctaaaccctaaaccctaaaccctaaactctaaatcctaaaccccaccctttaactctaaaccccacgtttgtgacttttgataaaacattaagtgatatttttgtgacttttgactttaAATGCTAGTTTAGGAACAAAAaattgatttagtgctatttttgtcttttttttttttttttttttttttttttttcccctttttatttaatttttgtcgaacggctatatatatatattattttaaataattatattaaatgttttcAAATAACCAAATAATTACCAGATAGCCACGAGTGACGCTCTTCTTCCCAGCTCTGCCGCGTTTTCCTTTCGTATTTCTCTTCAAACTCCGCCGGAATCTGAAAATCTCCGGCAGATATGGCTTCTGACCTGCCGATGAGCCCTCATTTGGAGCAGATCCATGGAGAAATCCGTGACCTTTTTCGAGCCTGGGTTCCAGAGGTTTGATAAGGTGAAGGATTCTAATAGACAAAGCAAGCAACTTGCTGGCAAGATGAGAAACTCTAAAAgatgtttctctttttttagaTGTTTCTGAATCGAGTTTTAATGCGCGCTAATCTTGTAATGTATTCAAATTAGGTTGGTTAAATAGTTTGATCGTGAGCTCAAAGATGGGGAAGCTCGAAACTCTCCTCAAGTAAATAAGCAATTGAATGATGAGAAACAATCTATGGTGTTTTGATGAAATTTATGGAGGttgtaatcattttgagattcTAGCTTTTGTAATAATACTTCTGAAGTAATCATTGCAGTAGTTAATGTGTTATAGATTCTATGAACATCACTATTAGCATTTTGGTTTCTGTGTCTTTTCAAAATCTGCTTGTTGATATTTCCTCCGATTTATGTGACGGATTAAGAAACTCAACTCTTATGTTGCACTAACAAAAACGTAACTAGTACGCCTGTCATGCCATTTCCAAGACGCTGCATTGTCTTTGCCTATACTATTTCACATCGATCCTTTTACCAAGTGTATTTAAGATGTTTGTGTTGTATGACTTCAGGTACACTCGGCAACAAGAAAGTTGATCTTTTTGGTACGGGAGCTGGATTCAGCAGTGAATCCACAGCAGAAGAAAACGTACAAATGTCTTCATGTGAGTCTCTGTCTACATGAAGTTGCTATTGGAAGCCTAAAGCTGCTTGCTGCTACATGTTCTACAATAGTTAATCCTGTACTACGAACTTTTGggttaatgatttttgtttatatatatatatatatatatagcaatatCAAACCAAGAGCTTGTCGATGCTGGAATGAAGAGGATGGACGAGATTGAACACTCTAAACAGGTAAGTTACATAGGAAAGAAGTGTACTCCACTCGGGTCTTTGGTCCTATATCCCTAGTTAACACTCAGTGTTTCTTTTCAGGTTGTTCATCAGACAGTGGAAATCGATACTCAAACCGCAGCTAATTTAAAGGGCCAGGTAAAACAAAGCATTCACCATCTTGTCCTGATATTCCTACGAGGCGTACTACGTTGAGCTCCTATAAATTTGACAGGCGGATCAAATGGGCCGGGTTGGGAATGACCTAGACACAATTCAGTTCTCTATCAAGAAAGCTTCACAGCTGGttaaagagatagagagacaGGTTTGCATAATCTAATCTCCCTGGAGATAAGTTTCTCAATGCAAAAGCTAATGAAGCTGTAGCTACAGATACATGCATAATGATGTTCCTGTTTCTGATTGTAGGTGGTGTCATAGCCATTATTGTTGTGAAGGTATAATAACTATTGCATTCTCCAGTTTTTTCATATGAAGTTTGGGTTCTGACTCTACTTGCAAAACAAATGGTAGATCGTGAACCAAACAACAAAGACATTAGAGACATCCAGTGATTAGCTCCTCCAGCGCAATCGAAAAGGCTATTATACTTTAGGGATCCAGACTAGAGTACATCAGCTTTTGGCTAGACTGAGAAAGGACACTCCATGGTCGAGAAGGGTTTGGTACATATTACACTTTGTGTTACATGTATGCTTTGATGTTAATTTGAATCAGAGTTCCGATTAGTGGTTTGTATTATATCATCATTCTTTTAACCCTATGCCCGTTTGTAAAAGTTTCATAACAAGTTCTCACTAATATTATTCTTTTCAAAAAATCTCTCTTATTCACTGATTTGTCTTGTATACCTTGATAGTGTTCAAAGTTTTATAAACAGAAGAACAAGTATAAAATTCAAATCCAATCCAGGGGTACTGCACACACTCAGAAGTCAAAAACTGTTTGTATCATAAATACCAAGAGGCCCGACCTAATGTGTCTGGTGGaagaaaacatttataactttGCCAGaagattttgtatttttttaagaactaaACAATGTTAAGTAATAATCTCaaggtaaaaatatatttagaaaatgttGGGTTCCAAAAGAGATAAGAAGACATTTTGACCTGAGAAGTGAGATAACATATGAGTCTGTCTCAGTCTCATCTGTACGTTGCTCAGACAGCAGTGTGGCTTCCGAGCTGTGTCCGCCCGATATGTGACAACCGTGAAGACGTTATCAAAGGAGCTTCCTCATCATTAAGCTCTACTCCTCCTCTGGGACTCTCACCATCCGACGACCTCTTCTCCTTCCAATCCTGCTCAATTTTTGTGAATCATAATCAATACTCACTACCCCAGAGAGAGCAGCGTCATTAAACAGATCAATTGACTGTACCTTAGTGATTCGATCTGGGAGGCTATCAGTGATTGGCTGAGTCGCTTTCACATCCTTGATTTTTATGTAATTGTACATTACAACCCCACATAGTGCTGCATCAACACAAGTagatataaaattatacaaCGCACATGCAAATTTAAGAGCTTTATACCaatttgtaacaaaaacaaGGAACAAACCTATTGCGTATCCAATAATGTTCAGACCGGTGATTGTGGACTCAGGAAATATGACAGTGGAGAGAGCTATGAGAATCCAGTCCTTGAGAACGCCAGCAACCCTCATGGTTACTGCTCCTGTTCTTCCTATTACTAAGAATATGGAGAAGTTCAAGGCAAGTGCGCAGAGAGCGTTCGAGAAAAATATCCAGAAGTTGAATTGGATCTGCGAGACTTCTATGTTTGGTTTCTCCAGTACATACCAAGGCAAGGACAGGAAAATAAAGCTACACAAATTCAAGGGAAAACACAACATGTTTAGCGTGTAGCAAAGGAGACTCTTTGCATCTTAGCAAGACATAATACATGATCTAGGCAAACATCCAAACGAATAGAATATAAGACATATAAAAGACCAACAAGTCAAATCAAGTCAATGAAATATTAGAAGTCTGGATACAAGTCAGTTTTCAGAGGATTGTGTACCTGCAGGGAGCTATATAGTATAAGCTTGTGACCGGGTTTAATGTCAAGCCCTTTTTCTGAAGAAGAACTTGAGTTAGCACCAGTCTAAGTGCCTCAGCAAATATCCCCATGACCTGGTAGACCGTGCCAATTATGTTGAAATTAATTTCTCCATAGGAGGATATCACAACTCCAACACTGACGAGCAGCATGTTCATGAACACGTCGCACCTTGCGTTGTCAGTGCCGCAAACAATGGCCATGATAAATGTTGCTACCGGCACTGTCATTCCATATTCAAGTGTTAAAATAAGCTTTGCAATATGGTCAAAAAGATTCATGTACTAATATGGGCTTTGATCCAAAAGAAAGTTTACATACTTAGTGCTTTGAGCATCTGTATGAAGGCAACTGAAATGTGCAAATATGCAGTGTTTCCAAACCTGTAACAGCGAGTAAACAGAATACTCAGGAGACAATTCAGACAGGATGTATGACAGTCAAATGACAAATTCAGTATCTGATATGTACTgtactagagagagagagaaaaacatCTATAAACCTAATACGTCCCACTGTATATGAAACAAAGACTCACCAGAGGCTGGATGCAAAGAATGCGCTTATAGGTACCACACAGGTCACGTATCTGGTATCCAGGAAAACATGTTATAAGAAGAAATACAAAATGGAAATTACATTAGAAAGGGAGGAAAGAAGTTAGTAAGGTGGCTTACATTTCGAATGTCATTTTAACAGGAGAGACAACCTACATTATAGAAGAAGATAAGATACTTATTACTTGACAATTACAGAGGTTGaagaatccaaaaaaaaagggaCATATGTAACATGCCCTTGAACGGAAGTGTAAATAATTTACAACAAAGAGTTTAAAATACCTTGAATACTCGAATAAGAAGGAAGGCTACAAATCCAGAAAATCCCATGTGGATCATAGTCAATGTAATAGGAAGCGGAAAGTTGAAGTATTTGGGAGATAGAACCCACTGCATAATGAAATCCAATACCGATAGATGCAAATTAGAGTCAGGGTAATAGATACACAAACTATGACAATGCACACACATATATACTACTAAAACAATTAAAGGGGCCTGTGAAGTATGTTCCTATGATGatgatttaattttaaacaacattTCGCTTCAAATCTCAATTCTAGTATAAAGAGATACAATAATCTATGACATGCAAAATCCAACAGACAAACTATAAATAAAGAGATTAGTGAAGTGACCTTGTTGTAGAGTATGACTCCGGAAGAGAGAAGAACGTAGATGAGTAAGTAGATATATGTTAGCACAAGCGTCTTGTTTATCATCTTTGCCATTTTCCTCAACGCTTCTTCTCAAAAAGAAAAGCTAAATAGCTAGTAGGAGATTCAGGTTGTTCGATAGTCACAACCAATTCAATACCAGCTGTTCGATAGTCACGATACTGAGTTCAATACACTCGAGTATCCCGCACGCAACTGAGTGATTCCATTGAAAActaaatctgaaaataaaatCATCATCAAAAGTATTAAGTTCTATCTAGCACTTGAGATTTAGCTAAACGCATTCAAGTTTCTTCACGCAAAAGCCTAAATCAAGGGAGAAATCGAGAGATCATGATTAGATCCGAGAGAGAGAGGTAGCAAAGAAGCAATTACCTCGATATGATAATCCCAGAAAACAAAAATCGAATCTCGGATTTGGAACAGTAGCGAGAATCTAGTTTAGCATTAGCGAAGAAGAAACGAAGGAGACTTTGGATTGACTTTAGTCTCTCCGGAAACTcccaaggaagaagatgatgaatgcgTAACTGCTTCGATGAAGAATCGACGAAGATCCACTTATTCGGAGACGTATATGTTAGTCGGAGCTACTGTTGAAGGAGAacaaggagaagagagagagagatagagatttacaacttttgattatttttttttattttttgtcaacagcATCAACTTTTGATTAATATTCGTTATTTCACAAACGATTTAATCACAAGATTATGTTAAaattaacaacaacaaaaagaacaaGTAACGGTGGAGATTAATCTTCCTCTCTCgtgatttcaaaatctaacgGCTGTGGTTTTATCTACGGGACGGTGCTTGTTTTCCATTTTAGTTATGGGGGTGAATGTGGGGGCCCCATATACCATGTTCCAAATCTCATTTTCCTTAAATTGGAGATTTTAtacttttctttctcttctttctcaaaCTATCACTCAGGGGGCTTATTGAACTGATAATTTGAGAGGATTTCGttaaatacaaaattcaaaggattttttttaaaactcgggatttaaacaaaattttaaggAGGTGGTTAAAATGGATTTAGGAGTTTCAGATATGAATAaactttaaatttcttttatgaaTTAACCACAGAAAATCTGGAAACAAACTTTTCTATCACGAGTAAACAAAAACTTTAATTATCTTAAGAGGCTCATCATCACACTGAATAATACATAATACTGCAACATATGAATCATCATCAGATCAagtaaacaaaattttgttaaaagaaCATAACCGAACCATGTCAAGTGTATATCTAGCAGTGGGTCCAGGAACCGACGTGGTGAAAACGTCTGCGACTAGCGTTTATTGACAGTGGTCGGGATGACGATAGTCAGTGGTGATAGCACGGCTTTATGGGATCACATAGGGTAATAGAACTACATCTAGTCGCATTCGTAATTTTTTTACCGATGATAAGAAGAAgaggatgaaatctcttttttatttttgtgaaagACCATCTCATTAGGTGATATTTGCTCTAACTGAATTTTGactacaaaatttattttagataatcCAAAATAATTCTTGATAAATATTATTCAtgaaattttagttttccaatAAGGGGTGATTTAATGGGATTTATACAAATGATAAGTTCAATAACTATGGATTTGTAAGAGGTTTTATAAATACTAAATCCAATAAGGTAAGATTTGCCAAAAAACCAGAATTCTTTCAAATACATAATTCAATAAGCCCCTCTTAATAATCGGCTCTTCAATatacttctcttttttttaacgctTTGTTTTTTACTGAGCCACATGACCAAAAaatatatcccctatatattaactGAGGAACATACGAAAAGACGTAACTTTaagtttgtaataattaaaaaatggcGAGTTGTTAATCAATTAAGATGCATAATTAGATTACGCTGCAGGTTTAGATTCAATCTAAAAAAAAGCAGgtccaaaaaaatttaatacgTACTTTACTAGAAGTTTAATTTAATACAAACGCTGCTATTGATCGCTCCTACATATAAAGGCTGCTATTGAAGTCACATATTTAGCGCGGTGGTTATTAGACACACCTTTTTATTCGAAGTCCtatgtttatttcaaaaaaaaaaaacaaaataagaactTTATGTTTATACGTAGAGATGTTCTGAGAATATGTTTACaattcaaaacacacaaaataagaGTTTCGTCACCTTCTCGATCGCTCCCGGGAGATTAAGAAGAAGAACGGCGACGGACACAATCACGATGAATCAGATCAAACCGCTTTACATGATGATCCACCGCAAGAGGAAGAAATGTTCCAGGATTTCCACCGGAATCAATGTCCACGCTGAAGAAAATCGCCGGAGCCATGATCTCCGCGGGCTACGAAACAGAGTGCTGCATGTCGTACGAAACGTCGAGACGCCACGCGTTCAAGGAGGAGCTGAGCGAGATCGGATTCGAAGGGATCAACGTGGAAGACGTGCAGAGGATCCCCTGGGAGTCTCTCCAAGGAGAAATCGCTTCCTGGATTTCAATCGTCCGCCGCTGCTCCTCCGTGCTTTTCCCCGGAGAGCTTTCTCTCTGCAGCACCGTCTTCCCGGAACAAGTGTAGAAGCCAGAAAACCGGATCAAAAGAAACGATATAATATATACGATGCTAAGGAAAATATATAGACGATTCGAAACCTAATGAAAACGAAATCATGGAGTCAAGACGAATAtctttccttaactcttaatattcgctccgttagtgcgaCGGGTCTGTACGAATAGGGGTCCCAGGATAAAACCACGATAGGTTATCACGCGACACTCGTGAAGAACCTCTAACGAACTAATACTTCTACGAAACACTTTATAGACTTACGCTATAGGATTTGCTGGTTTTAGTTGTGAAAAACGTTAAGaaataaagaagagaagaggcGATATTTAAAGAGACGGAGACAACACACTTCCCGCATCAGCTGCtgcacgtgggcaaaaatctcgcggagatcgagggaagttgagttgcgaaacttattccccaagactctctcttatctcgtttaaaaAATTTGAGAGGATAAACtgcatgacgtttttattttctagacaaactacttgtcgtttatgttgagcttaacttggtccaaaaagaatattcttattgGGCCGGAGGCCCTCCACCAAGATCCAAGACCCAAGCCCAAACCCAAGCCAaagcccaagcccacgcccacgcccacgcccacgcccacgcccacgccgagccgagccgagccggccggacggcggcggcggcgcgcgcggggggggggggggggggctatCCTCTCTCTCTGAGCCGTTTAAACAAGGTTAAGTAAGTGcacatatatatacaactcATTCTTCTTGTTTCTCCCCGATGTGGGACTTCTTCATAATGTCATTTCGACATTTCAAGTATGCTGGGCTTGTCTAATTACGTAGCCCATTACATTTCTTTTCACACAACTTTAATCAATGTTCCTTAAACCAATGGGCTTGAGAATTTGATCCAACAATCCCCAACAATAATAGAAATAACTCTTctaaacatatgcagactaaatgcatactcgatagactctaaaaaactatacttattctaatcctgactagactagacagacttatcgagagtgtttgcgaaaaattcactgtgtttgagttggtggcatttttaagccttgaaccactcatagttaatatatgtcgggtttactttaccagaaggtgaacatgattttttgaaccaaccggtgttttatgtagaccgagacaacaggcataacgcagcttcattttctcgtagaacttagttctctattgtgttcattgtggccaTGAACTATTcatggttttcatgagtgaacttagagaatatagccttgcattcattctcctagaaacggccccatttcacactcattaaGTGATTGAtcatgaaaagtattgagtaatactccgctTTAGAAGCTAtgaaatcattaaaagcttatgcttatccttctcacatttgttagcacttttatcatcttagaAGCCGGGAagagactactttgtctcaagtgctttggttagattctgtttgattttgtctctttgagcatgttctttgtctctttgagcatgttctttgtttgattgatgatgtatttattgcttccaataatgagctTATCATCTACgtatagacatagcaaaacttacgcatttttggta
The window above is part of the Brassica napus cultivar Da-Ae chromosome C8, Da-Ae, whole genome shotgun sequence genome. Proteins encoded here:
- the LOC106413965 gene encoding novel plant SNARE 12 isoform X1, whose product is MPFPRRCIVFAYTISHRSFYQVYLRCLCCMTSGTLGNKKVDLFGTGAGFSSESTAEENVQMSSSISNQELVDAGMKRMDEIEHSKQVVHQTVEIDTQTAANLKGQADQMGRVGNDLDTIQFSIKKASQLVKEIERQVVS
- the LOC106413965 gene encoding novel plant SNARE 12 isoform X2, with product MSSSISNQELVDAGMKRMDEIEHSKQVVHQTVEIDTQTAANLKGQADQMGRVGNDLDTIQFSIKKASQLVKEIERQVVS
- the LOC106411641 gene encoding probable sugar phosphate/phosphate translocator At1g48230, with the protein product MAKMINKTLVLTYIYLLIYVLLSSGVILYNKWVLSPKYFNFPLPITLTMIHMGFSGFVAFLLIRVFKVVSPVKMTFEIYVTCVVPISAFFASSLWFGNTAYLHISVAFIQMLKALMPVATFIMAIVCGTDNARCDVFMNMLLVSVGVVISSYGEINFNIIGTVYQVMGIFAEALRLVLTQVLLQKKGLTLNPVTSLYYIAPCSFIFLSLPWYVLEKPNIEVSQIQFNFWIFFSNALCALALNFSIFLVIGRTGAVTMRVAGVLKDWILIALSTVIFPESTITGLNIIGYAIALCGVVMYNYIKIKDVKATQPITDSLPDRITKDWKEKRSSDGESPRGGVELNDEEAPLITSSRLSHIGRTQLGSHTAV